The following coding sequences lie in one Myxococcus xanthus genomic window:
- a CDS encoding SRPBCC family protein gives MRDTIQQPGARLPAASPRGGRLGSQRWGWPDRGIQRTSEERLPQLVSALAGGALLTLGLRRGRLGGVAMALAGGGLLFRGTRTEQEPHVRKHGVIVRKLRRQRGRDATVELTVLQRSITIQGTPEALYRRWCDAETLNQVMGHFADVTSSGEGLQHWKVPGVLGQDLEWDAEVVEEHPGELLRWQSVGDTALPNEGWVRFRPAPRDWGTAVTLRFVFDPPGGVVGEKAVQLLGAVPAALALKALKRFKSLVESGEIPTTRPNPAAREGGYSF, from the coding sequence ATGCGTGACACGATTCAGCAGCCAGGAGCCCGCCTTCCCGCTGCGTCTCCACGTGGCGGACGCCTCGGAAGCCAGCGGTGGGGATGGCCTGACCGCGGCATCCAGCGCACCTCGGAGGAGCGCCTTCCGCAGCTCGTCTCCGCGCTCGCGGGCGGCGCCCTGCTCACGCTGGGCCTCCGGCGAGGCAGGCTGGGCGGCGTGGCCATGGCCCTGGCCGGTGGCGGCCTGCTCTTCCGCGGCACCCGGACCGAGCAGGAACCCCACGTCCGCAAGCACGGTGTCATCGTCCGGAAGCTCCGCCGTCAACGTGGCCGGGACGCCACCGTCGAGCTGACGGTGCTCCAGCGCTCCATCACCATCCAAGGCACGCCGGAGGCGCTGTATCGCCGCTGGTGCGACGCGGAGACGCTCAACCAGGTGATGGGACACTTCGCCGACGTCACGTCCTCCGGCGAGGGATTGCAGCACTGGAAGGTGCCGGGCGTGCTCGGCCAGGACCTCGAATGGGACGCGGAGGTGGTGGAGGAGCACCCCGGCGAGCTGCTGCGCTGGCAATCCGTGGGGGACACGGCCCTGCCCAACGAAGGCTGGGTGCGTTTCCGCCCCGCGCCTCGGGACTGGGGCACGGCGGTGACGCTCCGCTTCGTCTTCGACCCGCCGGGCGGCGTCGTGGGTGAGAAGGCCGTGCAGTTGCTCGGCGCCGTGCCCGCCGCGCTCGCGCTCAAGGCCCTCAAGCGATTCAAGAGCCTCGTCGAGTCGGGCGAGATTCCCACCACCCGGCCCAACCCCGCCGCTCGCGAGGGCGGCTACTCCTTCTGA
- a CDS encoding serine/threonine-protein kinase — MAENSPQQFGKYVLLSKIAAGGMAVTYRARMTGAAGVTKPCVIKQILPHFVDDADFVEMFIGEARVVASMSHSNIAQIFDFGEVDGQYFIAMELVQGQPLSKVLRRAQRMGIGSLPESLALHVASKLCDGLDYAHRHVGEDGQALGLVHRDVSPDNVLISYEGEVKVIDFGIAKVTSAVEAKTSPGTLKGKYPYFSPEQAQGRQDLDARTDVYAAGVVLYEMVCGKRPYEGEFVTVLPRILVGDRLPPSALNPTVSEDVETVISHAMALDREARYQTAKDLSESLVELLYRDNPRFTPTLLSQLMAHLFPEELAAEGRRVEVSPAFQEQLAAWQSGVTEASSQGRARLPSNNAQRGSNPGVRSRPGSDGGRPGSDSGRPGSEGGRRPSASNPGVRRPTSSGVRRMTQSQLPRAEGGVRRTYTAERPGPPVPELDEEPGTDAGDVPTPTQATPHDTPIEVPAAESKEPTTEAHPVGTWTGKGYRTSVDDARDTLAREEAARVAKGKEKARVVTMSVIYATAALFLVGVFYKLVIARESAFDDAYASTTTLWLASKPAGASVRLNDQVLKGVTPMMVEVKIGEANTLALSLPGHLPWTKRFTPTSNLVEPLTAELKPVAEPPPPPPTPVEVAVAAPEDAGAAVVAEGGAAPEDGGPGAPEDAGASTEVAAAQDGPVGEDTPQRTMHEVDYPTRVLVLRPQYNAVPLPEYNTASIELNPGTTYSVWTQGNASLAEGRGTASGTLAYFIEGDGPVDSSFGLLGTSTRTIKGARKLHVFALDDSGPDDNSGAIRVNVRQSAYVPPRSFTFDAKENAVPLKPEHQMVLRGLNPDSTYLLTVRDDFAELRSGPNGRVRQVLCLERGPAPESVRATHRILQTGKRYQLTGTEDLHCTFPDMQVDDNRGAFEVDIVDVTAMSGKERAEALKGSRRSER; from the coding sequence GTGGCGGAAAACAGCCCTCAGCAATTCGGTAAATACGTCCTCCTCTCGAAGATCGCCGCGGGGGGGATGGCCGTCACCTACCGCGCGCGGATGACGGGGGCGGCGGGCGTCACCAAGCCCTGCGTCATCAAGCAGATCCTCCCGCACTTCGTCGACGATGCGGACTTCGTCGAGATGTTCATCGGCGAGGCGCGCGTGGTGGCCAGCATGAGCCACAGCAACATCGCGCAGATTTTCGACTTCGGTGAGGTGGACGGGCAGTACTTCATCGCCATGGAGCTGGTGCAGGGCCAGCCCCTGTCCAAGGTGCTGCGCCGCGCCCAGCGGATGGGCATCGGCTCCTTGCCGGAGTCGCTGGCGCTCCATGTGGCCAGCAAGCTGTGTGACGGCCTGGACTACGCGCACCGACACGTGGGCGAGGACGGGCAGGCGCTGGGCCTGGTGCACCGCGACGTGTCCCCGGACAACGTCCTCATCTCCTATGAGGGCGAGGTCAAGGTCATCGACTTCGGCATCGCCAAGGTGACGAGCGCGGTGGAGGCGAAGACGTCTCCCGGCACCCTCAAGGGCAAGTACCCGTACTTCTCCCCGGAGCAGGCACAGGGCCGGCAGGACCTGGACGCGCGCACCGACGTGTACGCCGCGGGCGTCGTCCTCTATGAGATGGTGTGCGGCAAGCGCCCCTATGAAGGGGAGTTCGTCACCGTCCTGCCCCGCATCCTCGTGGGCGACCGCCTGCCGCCGTCCGCGCTCAACCCCACCGTCAGCGAGGACGTGGAGACGGTCATCTCCCACGCCATGGCGCTGGACCGTGAGGCGCGCTACCAGACGGCGAAGGACTTGAGCGAGTCGCTGGTGGAGCTGCTCTACCGCGACAACCCGCGCTTCACCCCCACCCTGCTGTCGCAGCTCATGGCGCACCTCTTCCCGGAGGAGCTGGCCGCCGAGGGTCGCCGGGTGGAGGTGTCCCCCGCCTTCCAGGAGCAGCTCGCCGCCTGGCAGTCGGGCGTCACCGAGGCGTCGTCCCAGGGACGCGCGCGGCTCCCGTCCAACAACGCCCAGCGGGGCTCCAACCCCGGCGTGCGCAGCCGTCCGGGCAGTGACGGAGGCCGCCCTGGCAGCGACAGCGGACGGCCCGGCAGCGAGGGAGGCCGTCGTCCCTCTGCGAGCAACCCGGGGGTGCGCCGTCCCACGAGCAGCGGCGTGCGGCGGATGACCCAGTCCCAGCTCCCCCGCGCCGAGGGCGGCGTCCGCAGGACGTACACCGCCGAGCGCCCCGGCCCCCCCGTGCCGGAGCTGGACGAAGAGCCCGGCACCGACGCGGGTGATGTGCCCACCCCCACCCAGGCCACGCCGCACGACACGCCCATCGAAGTGCCCGCCGCCGAGAGCAAGGAGCCCACCACCGAGGCGCATCCGGTGGGCACCTGGACTGGCAAGGGCTACCGCACCTCCGTGGACGACGCCCGGGACACGCTGGCGCGTGAAGAGGCCGCGCGCGTGGCGAAGGGGAAGGAGAAGGCGCGCGTCGTGACGATGTCCGTCATCTACGCCACCGCCGCGCTGTTCCTCGTCGGCGTATTCTACAAGCTCGTCATCGCGCGCGAGTCCGCGTTCGACGACGCGTACGCGTCCACCACCACGCTGTGGCTCGCCTCCAAGCCCGCGGGCGCCAGCGTGCGGCTCAACGACCAGGTGCTCAAGGGCGTCACGCCAATGATGGTGGAGGTCAAGATTGGCGAGGCCAACACGCTGGCCCTCTCGCTGCCCGGACACCTGCCCTGGACGAAGCGCTTCACGCCCACGTCGAACCTGGTGGAGCCGCTGACGGCGGAGCTGAAGCCCGTCGCCGAGCCCCCGCCGCCCCCTCCCACACCGGTCGAAGTGGCCGTGGCGGCGCCAGAGGACGCGGGCGCCGCGGTGGTGGCGGAAGGCGGCGCCGCGCCGGAGGACGGGGGCCCCGGCGCGCCGGAGGACGCGGGCGCCAGCACGGAGGTGGCGGCCGCACAGGACGGGCCCGTGGGGGAGGACACGCCGCAGCGGACGATGCACGAGGTGGACTACCCCACCCGCGTGCTGGTGCTGCGCCCCCAGTACAACGCCGTCCCCCTGCCCGAATACAACACCGCCAGCATCGAGCTGAACCCCGGCACGACGTACTCGGTGTGGACGCAGGGCAACGCGTCACTGGCCGAGGGACGGGGCACCGCCTCCGGCACGCTGGCCTACTTCATCGAGGGCGACGGGCCGGTGGACAGCAGCTTCGGCCTGCTCGGCACATCAACGCGCACCATCAAGGGTGCCCGGAAGCTCCACGTCTTCGCGCTGGATGACAGCGGTCCGGACGACAACAGCGGCGCCATCCGCGTCAACGTCCGCCAGTCCGCCTACGTGCCGCCGCGCTCGTTCACCTTCGACGCGAAGGAGAACGCGGTGCCGCTGAAGCCCGAGCACCAGATGGTGCTGCGCGGCCTCAACCCGGACTCCACCTACCTGCTCACCGTGCGAGACGACTTCGCGGAGCTGCGCTCCGGCCCCAACGGCCGCGTCCGCCAGGTGCTGTGCCTGGAGCGCGGCCCAGCGCCCGAATCCGTGCGCGCCACCCACCGCATCCTCCAGACCGGCAAGCGCTACCAGCTGACGGGCACGGAGGACCTGCACTGCACCTTCCCCGACATGCAGGTGGACGACAACCGGGGCGCCTTCGAGGTGGACATCGTCGACGTGACGGCCATGTCCGGCAAGGAGCGCGCGGAGGCCCTGAAGGGCTCACGCCGCTCGGAGCGGTAG
- a CDS encoding MotA/TolQ/ExbB proton channel family protein: MNFNLRDIYNHMGVFALGIAWTLILFAVASLAVFFERLFVFFRSRSISKRFASRAGPLLTQHQHEALVKEAEATKGSHLAMLLGGGMKHFLARSRVPAGKLGPVELTRRELVRINERVSADVRRGMSVLATVGSVAPFVGLLGTVVGIIEAFAGIAKEGSGGLGAVSAGIAEALVVTALGLLVAIPAVLMFNFLSTRADSLQLSLDAARSEFMDYLEDLGPQKPAAVNGAAVATGPELAARKESRDVHPA, translated from the coding sequence ATGAATTTCAATCTCAGGGACATCTACAACCACATGGGTGTGTTCGCGCTGGGCATCGCGTGGACCCTCATCCTCTTCGCCGTCGCGTCCCTCGCGGTGTTCTTCGAACGCCTCTTCGTCTTCTTCCGCTCGCGCTCCATCTCCAAGCGCTTCGCGTCCCGCGCCGGTCCGCTCCTCACCCAGCACCAGCACGAAGCGCTGGTGAAGGAGGCGGAGGCCACCAAGGGCAGCCACCTGGCCATGCTGCTGGGCGGAGGCATGAAGCACTTCCTGGCCAGGTCCCGCGTGCCCGCCGGCAAGCTGGGCCCGGTGGAGCTCACGCGCCGTGAGCTGGTGCGCATCAACGAGCGCGTCAGCGCGGACGTGCGCCGCGGCATGTCCGTGCTCGCCACCGTCGGCTCGGTGGCGCCCTTCGTCGGTCTGCTTGGCACGGTGGTGGGCATCATCGAGGCCTTCGCCGGCATCGCCAAGGAAGGCTCCGGCGGCCTGGGCGCGGTGTCCGCCGGTATCGCCGAGGCGCTCGTCGTCACGGCCCTGGGTCTGCTCGTCGCCATCCCCGCGGTGCTGATGTTCAACTTCCTCTCCACTCGCGCCGACTCGCTCCAGCTCTCCCTGGACGCCGCGCGGAGCGAGTTCATGGACTACCTGGAGGACCTGGGGCCGCAGAAGCCCGCCGCCGTCAACGGCGCGGCGGTGGCCACGGGCCCGGAGCTGGCTGCTCGCAAGGAGTCCCGCGATGTCCACCCCGCGTAG
- a CDS encoding ExbD/TolR family protein — MAFDLGGGKGGIRPAMNVTPLVDVVLVLLIIFMVVTPLMTKQMWMTVPAKGDDQEAPPPPPDARPPVVLTVDKSGVLRINREEVPRDQVVARLQRMLNARPDKIVFFDASDDVPYGAAMDVLDLARGGDITVGVLPDKLAD; from the coding sequence ATGGCATTCGACCTCGGAGGCGGAAAGGGCGGCATCCGCCCGGCGATGAACGTGACGCCCCTGGTGGACGTGGTGCTCGTCCTCCTCATCATCTTCATGGTCGTCACCCCGCTGATGACGAAGCAGATGTGGATGACGGTGCCCGCCAAGGGCGATGACCAGGAGGCCCCTCCGCCTCCTCCCGATGCACGGCCACCGGTGGTCCTCACGGTGGACAAGTCCGGCGTGCTGCGAATCAACCGGGAAGAAGTGCCCCGCGACCAGGTCGTGGCCCGGCTCCAGCGCATGCTCAACGCGCGCCCGGACAAGATTGTGTTCTTCGACGCCAGTGATGATGTGCCGTACGGCGCCGCAATGGACGTGCTGGACCTCGCGCGAGGCGGGGACATCACTGTCGGCGTGCTGCCGGACAAGCTCGCGGATTGA
- a CDS encoding TonB-dependent receptor — protein sequence MRVAFSTRTSARSVVLSRTAPLRAILAALVMTATPVFAQAPGVPGSAPAPAVDPVTQPLPPSEETQASQPKDTTTQPSGIAAQPTAADPSAQQSGTVTPPTAAHPGTETAPTAQQPSVTPSPTAQQPGTEALPTAQQPGTEADPTAQQPAAPVDESMEDMSDDEAMLAESSVPPPGFTGIHGRVTDEANGEGLIEATVKVVTGAQKQVLTDLDGFYRVAVPPGKYDLRVFYDVYQGRRITGVVVTKGKATKLDIALGADEGAVQEVVVEARADRRAEGALLQERKKAAAVSDAISAQEIARTPDSSASDAVKRVVSATVVDGRYVLLRGLGGRYSTTLLNGALLPSTEPDEPSVPLDIFPTSLLANLNVVKSYTPDLPGTFAGGTLLIETNSYPSEFELKPRISLGGDSETTFRERNSQAQGGFGENLGFPGGSRQLPNAIPRDSGLGMSGESSDVLEQQYRSFPNIWQARRTTALPNMGLGVSMGDTLRFGNSRLGYLASANYGHRDGVQEGTFARTDRDETGALNARDAARSTQGFETASLSGLGSVGFQLDRDNELTWFGLYTRGTDTRTFTARGSNIVRGESYESTRLQFVSRQLFFNQLRGFHRLGLLGDAELDWQANLSRVDRDEPDTRDTLYSDNLSAPSGTPTFPNQPNSGERFFAELGETSTGGSVNVTVPLSAIRLKVGGLTQVSFRDFGARRFRYLLGSTPVDRTLPPEQLFAPENLGTGIRVRENTRPDDAYDAYLGIFAGYASADVQPTAALRLVGGLRVESSTQQLTLKDPFTGASGTENRSKYMNLLPAFNAIYALTPTVNVRAGYSYTLARPTFRELAPFIYFDFVRRRNVSGNPDLLQTRIHNIDARVEWFAGENEVLAASAFYKRFQDPIERVIRNPESGDLSFENAAGANTYGLELEARASLARLTETLKAVRVGANLTLIQSDVDLGDPNVVGAQTNRNRPLQGQSPYVINLNVGYSRPESGTELTVLYNVYGRRISEVGVQGLPDIYEVPFHRVDISLTQQLGSAQLKLTAANLLNSSVTLRQESVDVQTYKPGVAFSASLGWSL from the coding sequence ATGCGTGTCGCGTTCTCTACGCGCACCTCGGCAAGGAGTGTCGTGTTGTCTCGCACTGCCCCCTTGCGCGCCATTTTGGCTGCGCTTGTCATGACAGCTACGCCCGTGTTCGCACAGGCGCCCGGCGTTCCGGGCTCGGCTCCCGCTCCCGCGGTCGACCCCGTCACGCAACCTCTTCCCCCATCCGAGGAAACCCAAGCGTCGCAGCCGAAGGACACCACGACGCAGCCGTCTGGGATTGCCGCGCAGCCCACCGCGGCTGATCCTTCCGCGCAGCAGTCGGGCACCGTGACGCCGCCGACGGCCGCGCACCCCGGCACCGAGACCGCGCCGACCGCGCAGCAGCCGAGCGTCACGCCATCGCCCACCGCGCAGCAGCCCGGCACCGAGGCGTTGCCGACGGCGCAGCAGCCCGGCACCGAAGCCGACCCCACCGCGCAGCAGCCCGCGGCGCCGGTCGATGAGTCCATGGAGGACATGAGCGACGACGAGGCGATGCTGGCCGAGTCCTCCGTGCCGCCCCCGGGCTTCACCGGCATCCACGGCCGCGTGACGGACGAAGCCAACGGCGAGGGCCTCATCGAGGCCACCGTGAAGGTCGTGACGGGCGCCCAGAAGCAGGTGCTCACCGACCTGGACGGCTTCTACCGGGTCGCGGTGCCGCCCGGAAAGTACGACCTGCGCGTCTTCTATGACGTGTACCAGGGCCGCCGCATCACCGGCGTCGTGGTGACGAAGGGCAAGGCGACGAAGCTGGACATCGCGCTCGGCGCGGACGAAGGCGCGGTGCAGGAAGTCGTCGTCGAGGCCCGCGCGGACCGCCGGGCCGAGGGCGCGCTGCTCCAGGAGCGCAAGAAGGCCGCCGCCGTGTCGGACGCCATCAGCGCGCAGGAAATCGCGCGAACGCCGGACTCCAGCGCCTCCGACGCGGTGAAGCGCGTGGTGAGCGCCACGGTGGTGGACGGCCGCTACGTGCTGCTGCGCGGCCTGGGTGGCCGCTACAGCACCACGCTGCTCAACGGCGCGCTGCTGCCCAGCACCGAGCCGGACGAGCCCAGCGTCCCGCTGGACATCTTCCCCACCAGCCTGCTCGCCAACCTCAACGTGGTGAAGAGCTACACACCGGACCTCCCCGGCACCTTCGCCGGCGGCACGCTGCTCATCGAAACCAACTCCTACCCGAGCGAGTTCGAGCTCAAGCCGCGCATCAGCCTGGGCGGCGACTCCGAGACGACGTTCCGCGAGCGCAACAGCCAGGCCCAGGGCGGCTTCGGTGAGAACCTGGGCTTCCCCGGCGGGAGCCGCCAGCTCCCCAACGCGATTCCGCGCGACAGCGGCCTGGGGATGTCGGGCGAGTCCAGCGACGTGCTGGAGCAGCAGTACCGCAGCTTCCCCAACATCTGGCAGGCGCGCCGCACCACCGCGCTGCCCAACATGGGCCTGGGCGTGTCCATGGGCGACACCCTGCGCTTCGGCAACAGCCGGCTGGGCTACCTGGCCAGCGCCAACTACGGTCACCGCGACGGCGTGCAGGAGGGCACCTTCGCCCGTACCGACCGCGACGAGACGGGCGCGCTCAACGCCCGCGACGCGGCCCGCAGCACGCAGGGCTTCGAGACGGCCAGCCTCAGCGGCCTGGGCAGCGTCGGCTTCCAGTTGGACCGCGACAACGAGCTGACCTGGTTCGGCCTCTACACCCGCGGCACCGACACCCGCACGTTCACCGCGCGCGGAAGCAACATCGTCCGCGGTGAGAGCTACGAGAGCACGCGCCTGCAGTTCGTCAGCCGGCAGCTCTTCTTCAACCAGCTCCGAGGCTTCCACCGCCTGGGTCTGTTGGGGGACGCGGAGCTGGATTGGCAGGCCAACCTGTCCCGCGTGGACCGCGACGAGCCCGACACCCGCGACACCCTCTACAGCGACAACCTCTCCGCGCCGTCGGGCACGCCCACCTTCCCCAACCAGCCCAACAGCGGCGAGCGCTTCTTCGCCGAGCTGGGCGAGACGTCCACGGGCGGCAGCGTCAACGTCACCGTTCCCCTCTCCGCCATCCGGCTGAAGGTGGGCGGGCTCACCCAGGTGTCCTTCCGTGACTTCGGTGCCCGCCGCTTCCGCTACCTGCTGGGCAGCACGCCGGTGGACCGCACGCTCCCTCCCGAGCAGCTCTTCGCCCCGGAGAACCTGGGCACCGGAATCCGCGTGCGTGAGAACACCCGGCCGGATGATGCCTATGACGCGTACCTGGGCATCTTCGCCGGCTATGCGTCCGCGGACGTCCAGCCGACGGCCGCCCTCCGCCTGGTGGGCGGCCTGCGCGTGGAGTCCTCCACCCAGCAGCTCACGCTGAAGGACCCGTTCACCGGCGCCTCCGGCACGGAGAACCGCTCCAAGTACATGAACCTGCTGCCGGCCTTCAACGCCATCTACGCGCTGACGCCCACCGTGAACGTGCGCGCCGGCTACAGCTACACGCTGGCGCGGCCCACCTTCCGCGAGCTGGCGCCGTTCATCTACTTTGACTTCGTGCGCCGCCGGAACGTGTCCGGCAACCCGGACCTGCTCCAGACGCGCATCCACAACATCGACGCGCGCGTCGAGTGGTTCGCGGGTGAGAACGAAGTCCTGGCCGCCAGCGCCTTCTACAAGCGCTTCCAGGACCCCATCGAGCGCGTCATCCGCAACCCCGAGTCGGGGGACCTCAGCTTCGAGAACGCCGCGGGTGCCAACACCTACGGCCTGGAGCTGGAGGCGCGTGCGTCGCTGGCCCGCCTCACGGAGACGCTGAAGGCCGTGCGCGTGGGCGCCAACCTCACGCTCATCCAGTCCGACGTAGACCTGGGTGACCCCAACGTGGTGGGCGCGCAGACGAACCGGAACCGTCCCCTCCAGGGCCAGTCCCCGTACGTCATCAACCTCAACGTCGGCTACTCGCGCCCCGAAAGCGGCACCGAGCTGACCGTCCTCTACAACGTGTACGGCCGCCGCATCAGCGAAGTGGGCGTCCAGGGCCTGCCGGACATCTACGAAGTGCCCTTCCACCGCGTGGACATCTCGCTGACCCAGCAGCTCGGCTCGGCGCAACTCAAGCTCACCGCGGCCAACCTCCTCAACTCGAGCGTCACCCTCCGCCAGGAGTCGGTGGACGTGCAGACGTACAAACCCGGCGTCGCCTTCAGCGCGTCACTGGGCTGGTCCCTCTAA
- a CDS encoding zinc-dependent alcohol dehydrogenase produces the protein MRALCWNGINDLGVETVGDPRIVNPHDVILQVRMSTTCGSDLHFIDGYIPTMRKGDVIGHEFMGTVVEKGPAVKKIQVGDRVVVPSFIGCGSCWYCQHDLWSLCDNTNPKGELQEPLFGSQTAGIYGYTHAFGGYAGAHAQFVRVPHADNDCFRVPEGVTDEQALFLSDAVPTGYMGADFCDIQPGQTVAVWGCGGVGLMAQKAAFLLGAERVIGIDRFPERLKLAREKVGAETISYEEVDSVLDVLKELTGGRGPDACIDAVGMEAHGTGVGAAYDRAKQAMRLQTDRGQALRQAILACRKGGILSVVGVYGFMDAFPMGAIMNKGLTVRSAQQHGQKYLPRLLEHVVKGELDPSFLATHRFSLEDAPKGYELFKKKQDGCVRAVFLPN, from the coding sequence ATGCGCGCACTCTGCTGGAACGGCATCAACGACCTAGGCGTGGAGACGGTGGGGGACCCTCGCATCGTCAACCCGCACGACGTCATCCTCCAGGTGAGGATGTCCACCACCTGCGGCTCCGACCTCCACTTCATCGACGGCTACATCCCGACGATGCGCAAGGGAGACGTCATCGGCCACGAGTTCATGGGCACCGTCGTGGAGAAGGGCCCCGCGGTGAAGAAGATCCAGGTGGGTGACCGCGTCGTCGTCCCGTCTTTCATCGGCTGCGGCAGCTGCTGGTACTGCCAGCACGACCTCTGGTCCCTCTGCGACAACACCAATCCCAAGGGCGAATTGCAGGAACCCCTGTTCGGCTCCCAGACGGCCGGCATCTACGGCTACACCCACGCCTTCGGCGGCTACGCGGGCGCGCATGCGCAGTTCGTCCGCGTCCCTCACGCGGACAACGACTGCTTCCGGGTGCCCGAAGGCGTGACGGATGAACAGGCGCTGTTCCTCTCCGACGCCGTGCCCACCGGCTACATGGGCGCGGACTTCTGCGACATCCAACCCGGCCAGACGGTGGCCGTGTGGGGCTGCGGCGGCGTGGGGCTGATGGCGCAGAAGGCCGCGTTCCTCCTCGGCGCCGAGCGGGTGATTGGCATCGACCGCTTCCCCGAAAGACTGAAGCTGGCGCGGGAGAAGGTGGGCGCGGAGACCATCAGCTACGAAGAGGTGGACAGCGTCCTCGACGTGCTGAAGGAACTCACCGGCGGCCGAGGCCCCGACGCCTGCATCGACGCGGTGGGCATGGAGGCCCACGGCACGGGCGTGGGCGCCGCGTATGACCGCGCGAAACAGGCGATGCGCCTCCAAACGGACCGGGGGCAGGCGCTGCGGCAGGCCATCCTCGCGTGCCGCAAGGGCGGCATCCTGTCCGTGGTGGGTGTCTACGGCTTCATGGACGCGTTCCCCATGGGCGCCATCATGAACAAGGGCCTCACGGTCCGCTCCGCCCAGCAGCACGGACAGAAGTACCTGCCGCGCCTGCTGGAGCACGTGGTGAAGGGCGAGCTGGACCCGTCCTTCCTCGCCACCCACCGGTTCTCCCTGGAGGACGCGCCGAAGGGGTACGAGCTCTTCAAGAAGAAGCAGGACGGCTGCGTCCGGGCGGTGTTCCTGCCCAACTGA
- a CDS encoding ExbD/TolR family protein, which yields MSTPRRSLTPEMNVTPLVDVVLVLLIIFMVVTPQIESGAAVELPTATNPDKENKELTPTTVSLSATGAFFLDRKELKRDALMAELKAVRAKDPDSPVVLKADRGVRYSEVRGLFKAMQELGFPGINLQVVDKQKK from the coding sequence ATGTCCACCCCGCGTAGGAGCCTGACGCCGGAGATGAACGTGACGCCCCTGGTGGACGTGGTGCTCGTCCTCCTCATCATCTTCATGGTCGTCACGCCCCAGATTGAGTCCGGCGCCGCGGTGGAGCTGCCCACCGCGACGAACCCGGACAAGGAGAACAAGGAGCTGACGCCCACCACGGTGAGCCTGTCCGCGACCGGGGCCTTCTTCCTGGACCGCAAGGAGCTCAAGCGCGACGCGCTCATGGCCGAGCTGAAGGCCGTGCGCGCGAAGGACCCGGACTCGCCCGTGGTGCTCAAGGCCGACCGGGGCGTGCGCTACTCCGAGGTGCGCGGCCTCTTCAAGGCGATGCAGGAGCTGGGCTTCCCCGGCATCAACCTGCAGGTCGTCGACAAACAGAAGAAATAG
- a CDS encoding metallophosphoesterase family protein, protein MRAGVKAGVLAALVSSGCGMRPAENRAIADSKVGQAQQGGVTLSVADGLATVRELAPGTLVLWGNAPAFTARVDVGAQAPSDWLVTVRNAMPDAVLVAEEEGGAPSVQEALPQALPTVKVWRVALRAGTTVRLSVAPPDFESREPFRFLALADVQEALPRVGDIYARMRRDDAARFILFAGDLTESGTRDELTEFQERLEAGSRIPLYATLGNHETFTRDAAEYHALVGRGSQSFVFKGVRFSVVDSSNGTLDPGVEEQLEGWLAASRGGTHVVAMHVPPQDPVGLRGGGFANRGEAAGLVGKMARAGVDLTLYGHIHSYYSFTNAGIPAFISGGGGAIPETFDGVGRHYLSVDVSADDGLQQAALVRVD, encoded by the coding sequence ATGCGCGCGGGTGTGAAGGCGGGGGTGCTGGCGGCGCTGGTGTCGTCGGGCTGTGGCATGCGGCCCGCGGAGAACCGCGCGATTGCGGATTCCAAGGTGGGGCAGGCGCAGCAGGGCGGGGTGACGCTGTCGGTGGCGGACGGGCTGGCGACGGTGCGCGAATTGGCGCCGGGCACGCTGGTGCTGTGGGGCAACGCGCCGGCCTTCACCGCTCGCGTCGACGTGGGCGCGCAGGCGCCGTCCGACTGGCTGGTGACGGTGCGCAACGCGATGCCGGACGCGGTGCTGGTGGCCGAGGAGGAAGGGGGCGCGCCGTCGGTGCAGGAAGCGCTTCCGCAGGCGTTGCCCACCGTGAAGGTGTGGCGCGTGGCGCTGCGCGCGGGGACGACGGTGCGGCTGTCCGTGGCGCCGCCGGATTTCGAATCGCGCGAGCCCTTCCGCTTCCTCGCGCTGGCGGACGTGCAGGAAGCCCTGCCGCGCGTCGGAGATATCTACGCGCGCATGCGGCGGGACGACGCGGCACGCTTCATCCTCTTCGCGGGCGACCTCACGGAGTCAGGCACGCGCGATGAGTTGACGGAGTTCCAGGAGCGGCTGGAGGCGGGCTCGCGCATTCCGCTGTACGCCACCCTGGGCAACCACGAGACGTTCACCCGCGACGCGGCCGAGTACCACGCGCTGGTGGGGCGCGGCAGCCAGAGCTTCGTCTTCAAGGGCGTGCGCTTCTCGGTGGTGGACTCCAGCAACGGCACGTTGGACCCCGGCGTGGAGGAGCAATTGGAGGGGTGGCTGGCGGCCTCGCGGGGTGGCACGCACGTGGTGGCCATGCACGTGCCGCCGCAGGACCCGGTGGGCCTGCGCGGCGGCGGCTTCGCCAACCGGGGCGAGGCCGCGGGCCTGGTGGGGAAGATGGCGCGCGCGGGCGTGGACCTCACGCTCTACGGGCACATCCACTCCTATTATTCGTTCACCAACGCGGGCATCCCCGCCTTCATCTCCGGCGGCGGCGGCGCCATTCCGGAGACGTTCGACGGGGTGGGGCGGCACTACCTGTCCGTGGATGTGAGCGCGGACGACGGCTTGCAGCAGGCGGCGCTGGTGCGCGTGGACTGA